A window from Lytechinus pictus isolate F3 Inbred chromosome 9, Lp3.0, whole genome shotgun sequence encodes these proteins:
- the LOC135155525 gene encoding uncharacterized protein LOC135155525, producing MSIIDGIDSHRKVAYFFGDSQPRPVVQGSVRLPRGPVQVQLVFNSTSGGTCHHIDEELKYFKWRRNPDTVVVAAGTNNIGQSLRSACQELRELLRTSLSLSDRVVCVSIAPRLDRKGDLVQTYNTAFAAVCEEEGTTWFGVTGSFPTSEKKLWARD from the exons ATGTCCATTATCGATGGAATAGACTCTCATCGTAAA GTAGCCTACTTCTTTGGAGATAGCCAGCCCCGACCTGTGGTTCAGGGATCGGTGAGGCTTCCACGGGGTCCCGTCCAGGTCCAGCTTGTCTTCAATAGTACATCGGGTGGAACTTGCCACCACATCGATGAGGAACTCAAGTACTTCAAGTGGCGCCGAAATCCTGACACCGTAGTGGTTGCAGCAGGTACTAACAACATAGGGCAATCTTTGAGGTCAGCCTGCCAAGAACTTCGAGAATTACTGCGGACATCGCTTTCTCTGTCGGATCGA GTTGTATGCGTTAGCATTGCTCCTCGACTCGATCGAAAAGGTGATTTGGTCCAAACATACAATACTGCATTCGCTGCCGTTTGCGAAGAAGAAGGGACAACGTGGTTTGGTGTTACCGGTTCCTTCCCAACGTCGGAAAAGAAGCTTTGGGCTCGTGATTGA